One part of the Populus alba chromosome 18, ASM523922v2, whole genome shotgun sequence genome encodes these proteins:
- the LOC118034342 gene encoding uncharacterized protein — MHTKSHQIFIQSQNPQFKTQTLTLDPTQTLTLCNLKLSLITDNQNPSSFYFTLNGKPLKDSTCLPNPQITPLCTLILQVRLSGGGGDGGATGAESRDCYLNMYADKKPDKVDPHELRLSKWLNCSLSNEPLRQPCVIDRLGNMFNKEALVEVLIGKKLPREFGYIKGLKDMIDIQLEVVPGEGSGNARFQCPVTGLEFNGKYKFFALKNCGHVLSAKALKEVKSSECLVCYKAFEECDKIVINGSEEEVAVLRERMEERSKMKEKKMKKVKNGEVGANGEEFSGQGVEVSQLSGKKHGIVDVKGVDKVVGKVKGNGKVENVKGVSHGGSVKRFKATDMVPTNATKEVYASIFTSSKKQSFKETYSCRSLPLGRN; from the coding sequence ATGCACACAAAAAGCCATCAAATTTTCATCCAATCTCAGAATCCCCAATtcaaaacccaaaccctaacTCTAGACCCAACTCAAACCCTAACCCTCTGCAATCTCAAGCTCTCTCTTATAACCGACAATCAAAATCCCTCTTCTTTCTATTTCACCCTCAACGGAAAACCTTTAAAAGACTCCACCTGTTTACCAAACCCACAAATTACCCCTCTCTGCACCCTAATCTTACAAGTCAGGCTCTCCGGCGGCGGTGGCGATGGCGGTGCCACGGGGGCGGAGTCCAGGGACTGTTATCTCAACATGTATGCTGATAAAAAGCCTGATAAAGTGGATCCACATGAACTGCGCCTATCGAAATGGCTTAATTGCTCACTTTCGAATGAGCCCTTGAGGCAACCTTGCGTAATTGATCGACTCGGTAATATGTTTAATAAGGAAGCTTTAGTTGAGGTTTTGATTGGTAAAAAATTGCCTAGGGAGTTTGGTTATATAAAGGGTTTGAAAGATATGATTGATATACAGTTAGAGGTGGTTCCGGGTGAGGGGTCGGGTAATGCACGGTTTCAATGTCCGGTAACGGGGTTAGAGTTTAATGGGAAGTATAAGTTTTTTGCTTTAAAGAATTGTGGGCATGTTTTGAGTGCTAAGGCATTGAAGGAGGTAAAGTCATCGGAGTGTCTGGTTTGTTATAAAGCGTTTGAGGAGTGTGATAAGATTGTGATAAATGGGAGTGAGGAGGAGGTGGCAGTTTTAAGGGAGAGAATGGAGGAGAGATCGAaaatgaaggagaagaaaatgaagaaggtGAAGAATGGGGAAGTGGGGGCTAATGGAGAGGAGTTTTCAGGTCAGGGCGTGGAGGTGTCGCAGTTGAGTGGTAAAAAGCATGGGATTGTTGATGTTAAGGGAGTGGATAAGGTTGTTGGGAAAGTGAAAGGAAATGGGAAGGTTGAGAATGTGAAAGGGGTTAGTCATGGTGGTTCAGTGAAGCGGTTTAAGGCTACTGATATGGTACCAACTAATGCCACAAAGGAGGTATATGCATCCATATTTACTTCGTCAAAGAAGCAAAGTTTCAAGGAGACGTATAGTTGTAGATCTCTTCCTCTTGGTAGGAACTAA